Proteins from one Bacteroides mediterraneensis genomic window:
- a CDS encoding alpha/beta fold hydrolase, which yields MKKILLFFIGSLFLVSTLHAQQTNLQRAATILQWMKDTQCDSIYACFDAKMQQAISSSQLKDMWTQVEQQLGPLEKEKEWKQDAIDGTVVYYTDLKFQRAPLRFLVAFNSENKVSGLRLLPVPPEEKPLVAPFDSTHLEESPIEVTTGNYKLPGILTRPKGKAHLPIVILVHGSGPQDRDGSIGPNKIYRDIAWGLAAKGIAVLRYDKRTYVYGKSSVPEGKEITPDEEVVEDAVSACQLAASLPFIDKRKVFLAGHSLGGLLAPLIATRCPSVTGLILLAAPSRPQDDILKEQIRYLGSLNGNTDETLLAQQYQQIKAAAPQIYWDYLDKYAPVMTACSLSIPMLFLQGERDYQVTMQDFAMWKLGMFGKTNATFQSYPTLNHCFMEGTGKSTPMEYNHPARVSGKVMEDIAKWVTQE from the coding sequence ATGAAAAAAATTCTACTATTCTTTATCGGGAGCTTATTTTTAGTTTCTACCCTCCACGCCCAGCAGACCAACCTGCAACGGGCCGCAACCATTCTGCAATGGATGAAAGACACCCAATGCGACAGTATCTATGCCTGTTTCGATGCAAAAATGCAGCAGGCCATTTCCTCCTCGCAGTTAAAAGACATGTGGACACAGGTGGAGCAACAACTTGGCCCGCTAGAAAAAGAAAAAGAATGGAAACAGGATGCCATCGACGGTACGGTGGTCTACTATACTGATTTGAAATTCCAACGCGCTCCATTACGCTTTCTGGTAGCCTTCAATTCCGAAAACAAAGTGAGCGGACTCCGGTTGCTTCCGGTTCCTCCGGAAGAAAAGCCGTTGGTCGCTCCGTTTGACAGCACGCATCTGGAAGAATCACCCATTGAAGTGACTACCGGGAACTATAAACTCCCCGGCATCCTCACCCGTCCGAAAGGAAAGGCCCACCTTCCGATTGTCATCCTGGTACATGGTTCCGGGCCTCAAGACAGAGACGGAAGTATCGGTCCCAACAAAATTTACCGGGACATTGCCTGGGGACTAGCTGCAAAAGGTATAGCTGTACTTCGCTATGACAAACGTACGTATGTATATGGAAAATCCTCCGTTCCGGAAGGCAAAGAGATTACCCCCGATGAAGAAGTGGTAGAAGATGCGGTTTCAGCCTGCCAATTAGCGGCCTCCCTGCCGTTTATAGACAAACGGAAAGTCTTCCTGGCCGGACACAGCCTGGGAGGACTACTGGCCCCGCTTATTGCTACCCGTTGTCCGTCGGTCACCGGACTTATTCTGCTGGCCGCTCCTTCCCGCCCACAGGATGATATTCTTAAAGAGCAAATACGTTATTTGGGCTCATTGAACGGAAATACGGATGAAACGCTTCTTGCCCAACAATACCAGCAAATAAAAGCCGCTGCTCCCCAAATCTATTGGGACTATCTGGACAAGTACGCACCTGTCATGACTGCCTGTTCCTTGTCCATTCCCATGCTCTTCCTGCAAGGAGAACGAGATTATCAGGTAACGATGCAGGATTTTGCCATGTGGAAACTGGGAATGTTCGGCAAAACGAATGCCACGTTCCAGTCCTACCCCACCTTAAACCACTGTTTCATGGAAGGCACCGGTAAATCGACACCGATGGAATACAATCACCCTGCACGGGTATCCGGAAAAGTAATGGAAGATATAGCAAAATGGGTCACTCAAGAATGA
- a CDS encoding S9 family peptidase, with protein sequence MLGSAACMPLFAQGTVEDYNRAYALREKYSMKQVLYAGVVPHWVEHTSSFWYVRQTEKGNEYVKVDAASAKRTALFDQQKMATALSEQSGRKVDAYHLPLQDCRLNASLDTLRFQLDGKFWAYSIKHNRLLDEGAVPPRGKERHWMEVDDEKNGGPVTSPDGKWVAFIKNDNVYAREVATGKEKQLSQDGTLSNYYSSYIQWSPDSKSVVSCRIRPVEKRYVYYVESSPADQSQPKLHKQEYAKPGDELRFKVPCIFEVESGRRLIPSTELFSHQYDLSAPMWNADSKGITFEYNERGHKVYRVLEMSAVDGKVRSLIEEKEEKYVNYPRIYRNYLSDGKRIIWSSERDNYNHLYMYDRATGKPLNQITKGEWYVRGVQYVDEANGVIYFSANGMNKNEDPYLIHYYRINFDGSNLVELTPEEGMHQCWYSPDYKYLVDVYSKVDQAPVAVLREAKNGKIRMQLEKADISALLANGWKAPEVFTAKGRDGKTDMWGVIYRPSNFNPSKKYPVIEYIYSGPGDQYVPKTFSSYNWWMTSLAELGFIVVQVDGMTTSFRSKEFEEVCYKNLKDAGLPDHIAWIKAAAQKYPYMDIDRVGIFGCSAGGQESTGAVLFHPEFYKAAYSACGCHDNRMDKIWWNELWMGYPVDESYSACSNVDNAYRLTRPLMLVVGELDDNVDPASTMQVVNALVKANKDFELVVIPGAHHTMGEDFGEHKRYDFFVRNLMGVTPPSWDKIKTGK encoded by the coding sequence ATGCTGGGAAGTGCGGCTTGTATGCCGCTTTTTGCACAGGGCACGGTAGAAGATTATAACCGGGCTTATGCGCTTCGGGAGAAATACAGTATGAAGCAGGTGCTTTATGCAGGAGTGGTGCCACATTGGGTAGAACATACTTCTTCTTTTTGGTATGTGCGTCAGACTGAGAAAGGAAACGAGTATGTGAAAGTGGATGCGGCATCGGCTAAACGGACAGCCTTGTTCGACCAGCAGAAAATGGCTACTGCTTTATCTGAACAGTCAGGTCGGAAGGTGGATGCGTATCATCTTCCGCTTCAGGATTGTCGGTTGAATGCGTCTCTTGATACGCTGCGCTTCCAGCTTGACGGAAAGTTCTGGGCTTACAGCATCAAGCACAACCGTTTGCTCGATGAAGGTGCGGTTCCTCCCCGTGGGAAAGAACGCCACTGGATGGAAGTGGACGATGAAAAAAACGGAGGTCCGGTGACATCTCCCGATGGCAAATGGGTGGCCTTCATCAAGAATGACAATGTGTATGCGCGTGAAGTGGCTACTGGAAAGGAAAAACAGTTGAGCCAGGACGGTACATTGAGCAACTATTATTCTTCTTATATCCAGTGGTCGCCCGACTCTAAGTCGGTAGTATCTTGTCGGATTCGTCCGGTAGAGAAGCGCTATGTGTATTATGTGGAATCTTCTCCTGCCGACCAGTCACAGCCTAAACTGCACAAGCAGGAATATGCCAAACCGGGCGATGAGCTGCGTTTCAAGGTGCCTTGCATCTTTGAGGTGGAATCTGGTCGTCGGTTGATTCCTTCTACAGAGTTATTCAGTCACCAGTATGATTTGTCGGCTCCGATGTGGAATGCAGACAGCAAAGGCATTACTTTTGAATACAACGAACGTGGACACAAGGTGTATCGGGTGTTGGAAATGTCGGCAGTCGATGGAAAGGTCCGTTCGTTGATTGAAGAGAAAGAAGAGAAATACGTAAATTATCCCCGTATTTACCGGAATTATCTGAGCGATGGCAAACGGATTATCTGGTCGAGCGAGCGGGATAATTACAATCACTTGTATATGTACGACCGGGCTACCGGGAAACCGTTGAACCAGATTACCAAGGGTGAATGGTACGTGCGCGGCGTGCAGTATGTGGATGAGGCCAATGGGGTGATTTATTTCTCTGCCAATGGCATGAACAAGAACGAAGACCCTTATCTGATTCATTATTACAGAATTAACTTCGACGGCAGCAATCTGGTGGAACTGACTCCCGAAGAGGGTATGCACCAATGCTGGTATTCGCCCGACTATAAGTATCTGGTGGATGTGTACAGTAAGGTAGACCAGGCGCCGGTAGCTGTGTTGCGTGAGGCTAAGAATGGGAAAATCCGTATGCAGCTGGAAAAGGCGGACATTTCTGCATTGCTGGCTAACGGATGGAAGGCCCCCGAAGTGTTTACAGCCAAGGGTCGTGATGGAAAAACCGACATGTGGGGTGTGATTTACCGTCCGTCCAATTTCAATCCGTCGAAGAAATATCCGGTGATTGAGTACATCTACTCCGGTCCGGGCGACCAGTATGTGCCGAAGACTTTCTCTTCTTATAACTGGTGGATGACTTCTTTGGCCGAGCTTGGATTTATCGTAGTACAGGTAGATGGTATGACCACTTCTTTCCGTTCCAAAGAATTTGAGGAAGTGTGCTACAAAAACCTGAAAGATGCCGGACTGCCCGATCACATTGCTTGGATTAAGGCTGCTGCACAGAAATATCCTTATATGGATATTGACCGTGTCGGTATCTTTGGTTGCTCAGCCGGCGGACAGGAATCTACAGGAGCCGTGCTGTTCCATCCAGAATTCTATAAGGCGGCTTATTCGGCTTGTGGTTGTCACGACAACCGGATGGATAAAATCTGGTGGAACGAACTTTGGATGGGATATCCGGTAGATGAGTCTTACAGTGCTTGTTCGAATGTGGACAATGCCTATCGGCTGACTCGTCCGCTGATGCTGGTGGTCGGCGAATTGGACGACAATGTAGATCCGGCTTCTACGATGCAGGTGGTCAATGCGTTGGTAAAAGCCAATAAGGATTTTGAACTGGTGGTGATTCCGGGTGCTCACCATACCATGGGAGAGGATTTTGGCGAACACAAACGATATGATTTCTTTGTCCGCAATTTGATGGGAGTCACTCCTCCGTCATGGGATAAAATCAAAACCGGAAAATAA
- a CDS encoding beta-L-arabinofuranosidase domain-containing protein — translation MKKLVISALLFSLIGGGAYAQKKTPAHGYPIDPVPFTSVKLTDSFWGQRLKASREVTIPLAFSKCEETGRYKNFEMAAHPSENNKVTGYSFDDTDVYKTIEGASYLLQTYPDEKLKKYIDSVLVIVAAAQEPDGYLYTARTMNPKHPHEWAGSKRWEKVEELSHEFYNLGHMIEGAIAHYQATGQRNFLDIAIRYADCVCREIGDKPGQQVRVPGHQIAEMALAKLYLVTGDQKYLDEAKFFLDKRGYTSRRDEYSQAHKPVIEQDEAVGHAVRAAYMYSGMADVAALTGDTAYVHAIDRIWENIVSKKLYITGGIGATNNGEAFGKNYELPNMSAYCETCAAIGNVYMNYRLFLLHGDSKYYDVLERTLYNGLISGVSLDGGAFFYPNPLESMGQHQRQPWFGCACCPSNICRFIPSVPGYVYAVKDKDVYVNLFIANNATLKVNGKKVTLSQTTSYPWNGDITLAVDRNSAGQFAMKIRIPGWVRNQVVPSDLYTYTDGSRPKYSVKVNGQEVKSDLEKGYLTIDRKWKKGDKVEIHFDMNVRTVRANGKVEADRGRVSVERGPIVYCAEWPDNDFDVLSVLMNRTPKFEVVEKPDLLYGINEIKTQAQTLEYDESGRLVAKDHTLTMIPYYAWAHRGAGNMAVWLPNEVSATRPVATPTLASKSKIDASHKVTSLSAITDGLVPKDENDRTIPYYHWWPKEGTTEWISYEFPEEMEVSSSTVYWFDDAPWGGCRVPKAWKIYYKDASGNWTPVQNISEYGVKKGNPNTVEFEPVKTKAVKLEVVQPDKNSSGLYEWEVK, via the coding sequence ATGAAAAAACTAGTGATTTCAGCTCTGCTCTTTTCGTTGATTGGAGGCGGGGCGTACGCACAGAAGAAAACTCCGGCACATGGCTATCCGATTGATCCGGTTCCGTTTACTTCGGTAAAACTGACGGATTCTTTTTGGGGACAGCGTTTGAAGGCTAGCCGTGAGGTAACGATTCCGTTGGCTTTCAGCAAATGTGAAGAAACCGGACGTTACAAGAACTTTGAAATGGCTGCTCACCCGAGTGAAAACAACAAGGTGACAGGGTATTCGTTTGATGATACGGATGTATACAAAACTATTGAGGGAGCAAGTTATCTGCTTCAGACGTATCCGGATGAGAAATTGAAGAAGTACATCGACAGTGTACTGGTGATTGTGGCAGCTGCACAGGAGCCCGACGGTTATCTGTACACGGCACGTACCATGAACCCCAAACATCCGCATGAATGGGCGGGTAGCAAACGCTGGGAAAAGGTGGAGGAGCTGAGTCATGAGTTCTATAACCTGGGACACATGATTGAAGGAGCCATTGCACATTATCAGGCTACGGGACAGCGCAACTTCCTGGATATCGCAATTCGTTATGCAGACTGTGTCTGCCGGGAAATCGGTGACAAGCCGGGACAGCAGGTGCGTGTACCGGGGCATCAGATTGCTGAAATGGCGTTGGCCAAACTGTATCTGGTGACAGGTGACCAGAAATATCTGGATGAAGCTAAATTCTTCTTGGACAAACGTGGCTACACTTCCCGCCGGGATGAATACAGTCAGGCTCATAAGCCGGTGATTGAACAGGATGAGGCAGTAGGTCATGCCGTTCGTGCGGCTTACATGTATTCCGGTATGGCCGATGTGGCTGCTTTGACGGGAGACACAGCGTATGTGCATGCCATCGACCGCATTTGGGAGAACATCGTTTCCAAGAAATTGTATATTACCGGTGGTATTGGAGCCACTAACAATGGAGAGGCTTTCGGAAAGAATTATGAACTTCCCAACATGTCGGCTTACTGTGAGACTTGTGCGGCTATCGGAAACGTGTATATGAATTACCGTCTGTTCCTCTTGCATGGGGACTCCAAGTATTATGATGTGCTGGAACGTACATTGTACAACGGGCTGATTTCAGGCGTATCATTAGACGGAGGGGCTTTCTTCTATCCGAATCCGTTGGAATCCATGGGACAGCATCAGCGCCAGCCTTGGTTCGGTTGTGCCTGCTGCCCGTCTAACATCTGCCGTTTCATCCCGTCTGTACCGGGTTATGTGTATGCGGTGAAGGACAAGGATGTGTATGTCAACTTGTTCATTGCCAACAATGCCACGCTGAAAGTAAACGGCAAGAAGGTGACCTTGTCACAGACCACTTCTTATCCTTGGAACGGAGACATCACGTTGGCCGTAGACCGCAATTCTGCTGGACAGTTTGCCATGAAGATTCGTATCCCGGGATGGGTACGTAACCAGGTGGTTCCAAGTGACCTGTACACTTATACTGACGGAAGTCGTCCGAAGTATAGTGTAAAGGTAAACGGACAAGAGGTGAAGTCGGATTTGGAGAAAGGATATCTCACTATCGACCGGAAATGGAAGAAGGGGGATAAGGTGGAAATCCATTTCGACATGAATGTGCGTACGGTTAGAGCCAACGGTAAAGTGGAAGCTGACCGTGGCCGGGTGTCTGTAGAACGTGGCCCGATTGTCTATTGTGCGGAATGGCCGGACAACGACTTCGATGTGCTGAGTGTCTTGATGAACCGCACGCCGAAGTTCGAAGTGGTAGAAAAACCGGATTTGCTGTATGGTATTAACGAAATCAAGACACAGGCCCAGACCTTGGAATACGATGAGTCGGGCCGTCTGGTGGCTAAAGATCATACACTGACAATGATTCCGTATTATGCATGGGCTCACCGTGGAGCCGGTAACATGGCGGTATGGCTGCCGAATGAAGTAAGTGCCACTCGTCCGGTAGCTACTCCTACCTTGGCTTCCAAGAGTAAGATAGATGCATCCCATAAAGTGACTTCTTTGTCTGCCATCACCGACGGGCTGGTGCCGAAGGATGAAAACGACCGTACCATTCCTTACTATCACTGGTGGCCGAAAGAAGGTACTACGGAATGGATTTCTTACGAATTCCCGGAAGAGATGGAAGTTTCCAGCTCTACGGTTTACTGGTTTGACGATGCACCATGGGGAGGTTGCCGTGTGCCGAAAGCTTGGAAGATTTATTACAAAGATGCTTCCGGAAACTGGACTCCGGTACAGAACATCTCGGAATATGGCGTGAAGAAAGGCAATCCGAACACGGTAGAGTTTGAACCGGTAAAGACCAAGGCTGTAAAACTGGAAGTCGTTCAGCCGGATAAGAACTCTTCAGGCTTGTACGAATGGGAAGTGAAATAA